The genome window GGCGAGGATCCCTATCTTTTGGGTCGCAGACAGGATTGGGCCAACACCTACTGGATCTCAATTCAGGATCCACTGGCGCCGGTCCATTTGCGCGGGGAGGAACTTTGGATTGATGGGCAACCTGTGGCCCACTTGGAGGCGTTTGGTGAACGGTGCCCCGGTCGCCACAATCTGCAAAACCTGCTCATGGCAGCGGCAGCAGCCCACCTAGCCGGGATCCCGAACAGGGCCATTCAACAGGCGATCCGTTCTTTTGGTGGGATGCCCCATCGCCTGGAGCGTGTTGCCCAGGTTTACGTCGGCTCTACCCCGATTTACTTTGTCAACGACAGCAAAGCCACCAACTACGATGCTGCCTGGGTTGGATTGAATGCGGTGGATCCCCCGATCCTGTTGATTGCCGGGGGCAAGGCCAAACAGGGGGATGCTCAAGCCTGGTTAAAGCTGATTCAAGCCAAAGTGGCGCAGGTATGGCTGATCGGAGAAGCTGCTCCGGTCCTTGCAGCCGCTCTGGAAGGGATCCACTATACTGGCGTTGAGATCGCGCAAACCCTAGATGTAGCGGTGGTTAGGGCTTTTGAATCGGCTCAATCCCTAGCACGGACCCTGACGGATCCCACCCAGCCGATTACGGTTTTGTTCTCTCCTGCTTGCGCCAGTTTTGACCAGTACCGCAGTTTTGAACACCGTGGCGACCACTTCCGCACCTGCTGCCAAGCCCTCCAGGGATCCCTGTCCTTGGAAC of Thermostichus vulcanus str. 'Rupite' contains these proteins:
- the murD gene encoding UDP-N-acetylmuramoyl-L-alanine--D-glutamate ligase; this translates as MQQQVLGLGIAGLAAARLLQAQGHEVLAWDEKNSDRLQQIRQELQQEGIPVRLGEPFQLGPGVEQVVVSPGIAWDHPLLEQARQQGIAVIGEAELAWQSLDCLPWVGITGTNGKSTTTALIAEMFQAAGLKGIPCGNIGLPLSQVALQTLRGELQPDWIVAELSSYQLEASASLMSSSGSSPTRIGVWTTFTPDHLERHGTLERYASFKARLLDRVTWRVLNGEDPYLLGRRQDWANTYWISIQDPLAPVHLRGEELWIDGQPVAHLEAFGERCPGRHNLQNLLMAAAAAHLAGIPNRAIQQAIRSFGGMPHRLERVAQVYVGSTPIYFVNDSKATNYDAAWVGLNAVDPPILLIAGGKAKQGDAQAWLKLIQAKVAQVWLIGEAAPVLAAALEGIHYTGVEIAQTLDVAVVRAFESAQSLARTLTDPTQPITVLFSPACASFDQYRSFEHRGDHFRTCCQALQGSLSLEP